In Roseimicrobium gellanilyticum, the following are encoded in one genomic region:
- a CDS encoding DUF488 domain-containing protein, whose amino-acid sequence MIRTKSAEEKPSKQDGVRLYVTRFWPRGHGRDECDAWLPNLAPSEKLLRAFLADQITWAAFSKEYKKEMTKGYGDEDGKNAHMRNSGQKHTLKLLKLLAKGQTVTLICSCAPDEKHCHRHLLQALLED is encoded by the coding sequence ATGATCCGTACGAAGTCCGCCGAAGAGAAACCTTCGAAGCAGGATGGTGTGCGCCTGTACGTGACCCGCTTCTGGCCACGTGGCCACGGTCGCGATGAATGCGATGCGTGGCTGCCGAATCTCGCGCCCAGTGAGAAGCTGCTGCGTGCCTTTCTCGCCGACCAGATCACGTGGGCTGCCTTCTCGAAAGAGTACAAGAAGGAAATGACGAAGGGTTATGGTGATGAGGATGGGAAGAATGCGCACATGAGGAACTCCGGTCAGAAGCACACGCTGAAATTGCTGAAGTTGCTCGCGAAGGGCCAGACCGTCACGCTCATCTGTTCCTGTGCGCCCGATGAAAAACACTGCCATCGGCATTTGCTTCAGGCATTGCTGGAGGATTGA
- a CDS encoding CYTH domain-containing protein, producing the protein MGQEIERKFLVTGDGWREGAEGTLYRQGYLAKDKERTVRVRVAGAKAYLTIKGRTSGTSRAEYEYEIPLKDAEELLNLCEGPLVEKTRHKIPYAGHTWEVDVFHGDNEGLIMAEVELQSEDAHVEMPDWAGKEVSGDVRYYNSSLSKKPYKMWTDT; encoded by the coding sequence ATGGGACAGGAGATCGAACGCAAATTTCTGGTGACGGGCGATGGCTGGCGCGAAGGCGCCGAGGGCACGCTGTATCGCCAGGGCTACCTCGCCAAGGACAAGGAGCGCACCGTGCGCGTGCGTGTGGCGGGTGCGAAGGCGTATCTCACCATCAAAGGCCGCACGAGTGGCACGAGCCGCGCGGAGTATGAGTATGAGATCCCGCTGAAGGATGCAGAGGAACTCCTGAATCTGTGCGAGGGACCTTTGGTGGAGAAGACGAGGCACAAGATTCCGTATGCCGGTCACACGTGGGAGGTGGATGTCTTCCATGGAGACAACGAAGGTCTCATCATGGCGGAGGTGGAATTGCAGAGCGAAGACGCGCATGTGGAGATGCCGGATTGGGCGGGCAAAGAGGTCTCAGGCGATGTTCGCTATTACAATTCGAGTCTATCCAAGAAACCGTACAAAATGTGGACCGACACGTGA